A genomic window from Pagrus major chromosome 23, Pma_NU_1.0 includes:
- the LOC141019103 gene encoding probable phosphatase phospho1 isoform X2 yields the protein MASQSAHIPNDKRFLIFFDFDETIVDETSDDMVVQTAPGQHLPAWLKDTYQPGRYNEYMQRVLAYLAEQGVTESDIRNVMEKLPATPGMVTLFQFLRTRPQTDFEVVLLSDANTFFIESWLRRAGARQLFHRIFTNPATFNRDGRLVMRPFHSHDCQRCPDNMCKQVVVREYVARRTQERGRPYQRLFYVGDGANDFCPALSLGARDVAFPRRDFPMHRLITETHEAMPGEFKAVTVPWATAEDVVQRLRKLVVE from the coding sequence ATGGCCTCCCAGTCTGCTCACATCCCCAACGACAAGCGCTTCCTCATCTTCTTCGACTTCGATGAGACCATCGTGGATGAAACCAGCGACGACATGGTGGTGCAGACCGCCCCGGGTCAGCACCTGCCGGCCTGGCTGAAGGACACCTACCAGCCGGGCCGCTACAACGAGTACATGCAGCGCGTCCTGGCCTACCTGGCGGAGCAGGGCGTCACCGAGAGCGACATCCGCAACGTGATGGAGAAGCTACCCGCCACCCCCGGCATGGTCACCCTCTTCCAGTTCCTCCGCACCCGGCCCCAGACGGACTTTGAGGTGGTGCTGCTGTCCGACGCCAACACCTTCTTCATCGAGTCCTGGCTCCGGCGCGCAGGGGCCCGTCAGCTCTTCCACCGGATCTTCACCAACCCGGCCACCTTCAACAGAGACGGCCGGCTGGTGATGCGGCCCTTCCACTCCCACGACTGCCAGCGGTGCCCGGACAACATGTGCAAGCAGGTGGTGGTCAGGGAGTACGTGGCCCGCAGGACGCAGGAGAGGGGCCGCCCCTACCAGAGGCTCTTCTACGTCGGGGACGGAGCCAACGACTTCTGCCCGGCGCTCTCCCTCGGAGCCCGGGACGTGGCGTTCCCGCGGCGGGACTTCCCCATGCACCGGCTGATCACGGAGACCCACGAAGCCATGCCCGGGGAATTCAAGGCGGTCACGGTCCCGTGGGCCACCGCGGAGGACGTGGTGCAGAGGCTGAGGAAGCTGGTGGTGGAGTAG
- the LOC141019103 gene encoding probable phosphatase phospho1 isoform X1 yields the protein MADSFFNCCYVPPNPPGEGEPARSRRSEIMASQSAHIPNDKRFLIFFDFDETIVDETSDDMVVQTAPGQHLPAWLKDTYQPGRYNEYMQRVLAYLAEQGVTESDIRNVMEKLPATPGMVTLFQFLRTRPQTDFEVVLLSDANTFFIESWLRRAGARQLFHRIFTNPATFNRDGRLVMRPFHSHDCQRCPDNMCKQVVVREYVARRTQERGRPYQRLFYVGDGANDFCPALSLGARDVAFPRRDFPMHRLITETHEAMPGEFKAVTVPWATAEDVVQRLRKLVVE from the coding sequence ATGGCGGATTCATTCTTCAACTGCTGTTATGTCCCACCCAATCCCCCAGGAGAGGGGGAGCCCGCCAGGTCCAGACGCTCAGAGATCATGGCCTCCCAGTCTGCTCACATCCCCAACGACAAGCGCTTCCTCATCTTCTTCGACTTCGATGAGACCATCGTGGATGAAACCAGCGACGACATGGTGGTGCAGACCGCCCCGGGTCAGCACCTGCCGGCCTGGCTGAAGGACACCTACCAGCCGGGCCGCTACAACGAGTACATGCAGCGCGTCCTGGCCTACCTGGCGGAGCAGGGCGTCACCGAGAGCGACATCCGCAACGTGATGGAGAAGCTACCCGCCACCCCCGGCATGGTCACCCTCTTCCAGTTCCTCCGCACCCGGCCCCAGACGGACTTTGAGGTGGTGCTGCTGTCCGACGCCAACACCTTCTTCATCGAGTCCTGGCTCCGGCGCGCAGGGGCCCGTCAGCTCTTCCACCGGATCTTCACCAACCCGGCCACCTTCAACAGAGACGGCCGGCTGGTGATGCGGCCCTTCCACTCCCACGACTGCCAGCGGTGCCCGGACAACATGTGCAAGCAGGTGGTGGTCAGGGAGTACGTGGCCCGCAGGACGCAGGAGAGGGGCCGCCCCTACCAGAGGCTCTTCTACGTCGGGGACGGAGCCAACGACTTCTGCCCGGCGCTCTCCCTCGGAGCCCGGGACGTGGCGTTCCCGCGGCGGGACTTCCCCATGCACCGGCTGATCACGGAGACCCACGAAGCCATGCCCGGGGAATTCAAGGCGGTCACGGTCCCGTGGGCCACCGCGGAGGACGTGGTGCAGAGGCTGAGGAAGCTGGTGGTGGAGTAG